The proteins below are encoded in one region of Phaseolus vulgaris cultivar G19833 chromosome 1, P. vulgaris v2.0, whole genome shotgun sequence:
- the LOC137813357 gene encoding probable 2-oxoglutarate-dependent dioxygenase AOP1, giving the protein MTSEGLRIPCLEFSGVELGKKEGSEEWREMSKKVRDACESHGCFIMVYDDKVSKGLRDDMFLCMKEVFDLPEETKKKYISSKPYRGYNSECPFIPLSQSFGIDDAPLPQTSQAFTNLMWPQGNPTFCETLNSMSSKLLDLSLEVLKMIVEGYGLPKEYSSEIQELQSCSNFRLMKYKVGQNSEVCETGLLPHTDKSALTILCEFQVEGLEVLTKSNQWVPVKIPQEGFVVIVGDVLKAWSNGRLHSATHRVMMKEGKERYSIALFGVPKEETKIEVPAELVEDNIHPLRYRPFTYGDYFKYFVSTLHHNALDVFAGVS; this is encoded by the exons ATGACAAGTGAGGGTTTGAGGATTCCATGTCTGGAGTTTTCTGGAGTGGAGTTGGGAAAGAAAGAGGGTAGTGAGGAATGGAGAGAGATGAGCAAGAAAGTGAGGGATGCTTGTGAGAGCCATGGTTGCTTCATCATGGTTTATGATGATAAGGTTTCAAAGGGTCTAAGAGATGACATGTTTTTATGCATGAAAGAGGTGTTTGATTTGCCTGAAGAAACAAAGAAGAAGTACATAAGCTCCAAGCCCTATAGGGGTTACAATAGTGAATGTCCATTTATTCCTCTCAGTCAAAGTTTTGGAATTGATGATGCTCCTTTACCTCAAACATCTCAGGCCTTCACTAACCTCATGTGGCCTCAGGGAAACCCTACTTTCTG TGAGACATTGAACTCGATGAGCTCCAAGCTGCTTGATCTGAGTTTAGAGGTTCTGAAGATGATTGTGGAGGGTTATGGGCTTCCCAAGGAATACAGTTCGGAGATTCAGGAGTTGCAGAGTTGTAGTAATTTTCGTTTGATGAAGTACAAAGTTGGCCAAAATAGTGAAGTTTGTGAAACTGGACTGTTGCCTCACACAGACAAAAGTGCCTTAACCATTTTGTGCGAATTCCAAGTGGAGGGTCTAGAGGTGCTGACCAAATCAAACCAATGGGTTCCAGTGAAGATACCCCAGGAGGGTTTTGTGGTCATCGTTGGTGACGTATTGAAG GCATGGAGCAATGGGAGACTTCATTCTGCCACACACAGAGTTATGATGAAAGAAGGAAAAGAGAGATACTCGATTGCACTATTTGGAGTGCCAAAAGAGGAGACGAAGATTGAGGTGCCTGCTGAGTTGGTGGAAGACAACATTCACCCTCTTCGTTACAGGCCATTCACTTATGGAGATTACTTCAAATACTTTGTTTCTACTCTCCATCACAATGCTTTAGATGTCTTTGCTGGTGTTTCATAA